Proteins from one Pyrobaculum neutrophilum V24Sta genomic window:
- a CDS encoding glycosyltransferase family 39 protein, whose amino-acid sequence MGKPLGAPERGQEGDRGVVKVYLALAVVVGVFLYFAYSVATLPGSDGLPGDGGYISDEVWYVTSARNILHDFFKTPANSPYYTTTLDCLTNGSKIVKEYSNLNAVTVTGEVKCYIRRGFPYPDKEGILSYYNFEHPPLAKYVIGLMEAIRDEPLFWRIPSMALGAATLVLVFLSARRVAGETWALVGTGLMVLDNTFRAMSGIAMLDIYLSFFTALLVYLHLSGRPLGVGAALGLAASVKYSGAFPLFGLAYIYGRRSLWSFAAVFLMATSTFILANMPIAGQLGVQRWIHEVLAALSWHTTSRPPGPVASNPLDWLYMHNSFALYINPDIYASGTPAYLVALVYSLYRRDDVSLLYLSTYGGYWLVYLLGNHTLYSFYTTQFSPLAHILVAELLAEVARRGRASSAGDAQGVAAVEN is encoded by the coding sequence GTGGGCAAGCCCCTGGGGGCCCCGGAGAGGGGCCAAGAGGGGGATAGGGGCGTTGTGAAGGTCTATCTTGCCTTGGCCGTGGTGGTTGGCGTCTTCCTCTACTTCGCCTATTCGGTGGCTACTCTGCCCGGGTCTGATGGTCTGCCGGGAGACGGCGGCTATATAAGCGACGAGGTTTGGTACGTCACGTCGGCGAGAAACATCTTGCACGACTTCTTTAAAACTCCGGCGAACTCGCCGTATTACACCACCACGTTGGACTGTCTCACCAACGGGAGCAAGATCGTGAAGGAGTACTCCAACTTAAACGCCGTCACAGTCACGGGCGAGGTTAAATGCTATATAAGGAGGGGGTTCCCATATCCAGACAAGGAGGGGATACTCAGCTACTACAACTTTGAACATCCCCCGCTAGCGAAATACGTGATTGGGCTTATGGAGGCCATCCGCGACGAGCCGCTCTTCTGGAGGATCCCCTCTATGGCGCTTGGGGCGGCCACTCTCGTGCTCGTGTTCCTCTCAGCAAGACGTGTGGCAGGCGAGACGTGGGCGCTCGTGGGCACGGGGCTTATGGTTTTAGACAACACCTTTAGGGCAATGTCGGGCATTGCTATGCTGGACATATACCTCTCGTTTTTCACAGCCCTCCTCGTCTACCTCCACCTCTCCGGGAGACCGCTGGGCGTTGGAGCGGCGCTGGGCCTCGCCGCCTCTGTGAAATACTCCGGCGCCTTCCCCCTCTTCGGGCTCGCCTACATATACGGGAGGAGGAGCCTCTGGAGCTTCGCCGCAGTTTTCCTCATGGCCACCTCGACGTTTATATTAGCGAATATGCCTATAGCGGGCCAGTTGGGGGTCCAGAGGTGGATACATGAGGTCCTCGCGGCGTTATCTTGGCACACAACCTCTAGACCCCCAGGCCCCGTGGCGTCCAACCCCCTAGACTGGCTCTACATGCACAACAGCTTTGCGCTATATATCAACCCCGACATCTACGCGTCAGGTACCCCCGCGTATCTCGTCGCGCTTGTCTACTCCCTCTACAGGAGAGACGACGTATCGCTACTCTACCTATCCACCTACGGCGGCTACTGGCTTGTGTACCTACTCGGCAACCACACCCTCTACAGCTTCTACACAACGCAGTTCTCGCCGCTTGCCCATATACTCGTCGCAGAGCTCTTAGCAGAGGTGGCTAGGAGGGGGCGGGCGTCCTCCGCCGGAGATGCGCAAGGCGTTGCAGCTGTAGAAAACTAG
- a CDS encoding Sjogren's syndrome/scleroderma autoantigen 1 family protein, translated as MERSDVVKKIAQLVRAGAALTPYTCPACGTVLVRLKTGELYCANCEKTVVLVKTEEEAQEKLEVIQLREVRRIVFDKILQLGRELEKLSASEMVDHLRSMSLLLDIYERLSRVQSESSRRHAAT; from the coding sequence GTGGAGAGGAGCGATGTCGTGAAGAAGATAGCGCAATTGGTTAGGGCGGGCGCGGCGCTTACTCCGTACACCTGCCCAGCCTGCGGCACGGTCCTCGTTAGATTGAAAACTGGGGAGCTCTACTGCGCCAACTGCGAAAAGACGGTGGTGTTGGTGAAAACCGAGGAGGAGGCCCAGGAGAAGCTTGAGGTAATACAGCTTAGGGAGGTGAGAAGGATAGTCTTCGACAAAATACTTCAACTTGGTAGAGAGCTTGAGAAGCTTTCCGCATCTGAGATGGTGGACCACTTGCGTTCTATGTCGTTGCTTCTTGACATATACGAGAGGCTAAGCCGAGTCCAGTCCGAGTCAAGCAGACGGCACGCCGCTACCTAG
- a CDS encoding serine/threonine protein kinase has protein sequence MAVVETLLLALGGGVEHALGVYKQLRELQLELEVGGTVLVNGVWAVGKGTNSVVFRCRPAVGALELACKLRRGDSSRASLALEGQFLHLANTAGVGPKVYTYSRDVVAYLFVRGVHLDAWWSSAPREKRRAFVEELLWQTYRLDLARISHNELSRLERHVLVEGDRPVIIDFESATLGGGNNLTQAANGLMRLGLRPPVDALRRYKRCLCEDAYREVLRLFLDQL, from the coding sequence ATGGCGGTTGTAGAGACGCTTCTGCTTGCTCTGGGGGGCGGCGTGGAGCACGCCCTAGGCGTGTATAAACAACTCAGGGAGCTCCAGCTGGAGCTAGAGGTGGGGGGTACGGTGTTGGTAAACGGGGTGTGGGCCGTTGGGAAGGGCACAAACAGCGTTGTTTTTAGGTGTAGGCCTGCGGTTGGCGCGTTGGAGCTGGCGTGTAAGCTGAGGAGGGGGGACTCCTCAAGGGCTTCTCTAGCCTTGGAGGGCCAGTTTCTACATCTGGCAAACACGGCGGGCGTGGGCCCCAAGGTCTATACCTATTCTAGAGATGTTGTGGCGTATCTCTTCGTGAGGGGGGTCCACCTCGATGCGTGGTGGAGCTCCGCGCCTCGGGAGAAGAGGCGGGCATTCGTCGAGGAGCTACTGTGGCAGACCTATAGGCTGGACCTCGCTCGTATATCCCACAACGAGCTTTCTAGGCTGGAGAGGCACGTGTTGGTTGAGGGCGACAGGCCTGTCATCATCGATTTCGAATCGGCAACGTTGGGAGGTGGAAACAACCTAACCCAGGCGGCGAATGGGCTAATGCGCCTAGGCCTTAGACCGCCTGTCGACGCCTTGAGGAGGTACAAGAGGTGCTTGTGTGAGGACGCCTATAGGGAGGTGCTAAGGCTTTTCCTTGACCAGCTTTAG
- a CDS encoding RNA-binding protein produces MKRVRLSNKEVKTLKETYSQLAPVLESADVVEVVQISENSALYLVDGEPLLLKATAGELGAFIVPTLYLIHKSQRGRLLPNYPRAVVDPGAVARIVNGADVMRPGIQQFIGDFNKGDVVLVADGKGRVIAISVALYPRAEMEQMQKGKVLLNVHHLGDKIWDLSLKLVKEKP; encoded by the coding sequence ATGAAGCGCGTCCGGCTGAGCAATAAGGAAGTCAAGACGCTCAAGGAGACATACAGCCAGCTGGCGCCTGTGTTAGAGAGCGCCGACGTGGTGGAGGTTGTTCAGATATCGGAAAACAGCGCGCTGTATTTAGTCGACGGGGAACCCCTCCTCCTAAAGGCGACGGCGGGGGAGCTGGGGGCTTTCATCGTCCCAACCCTGTACCTAATACACAAGTCGCAAAGGGGGAGGCTACTCCCCAACTACCCAAGGGCGGTTGTAGACCCAGGGGCTGTTGCGCGTATTGTCAACGGCGCAGACGTCATGCGGCCTGGAATTCAGCAGTTTATAGGCGATTTTAACAAAGGCGACGTTGTACTTGTCGCAGACGGCAAGGGCAGGGTTATAGCCATATCGGTAGCGCTGTACCCGCGGGCAGAGATGGAGCAGATGCAGAAGGGCAAGGTGCTCCTAAACGTCCACCACCTCGGCGACAAGATCTGGGACCTCTCCCTAAAGCTGGTCAAGGAAAAGCCTTAG
- a CDS encoding helix-turn-helix domain-containing protein, which yields MEKLLEATLNIVRNMGEELFIDTSRPYAYTLVAKFGSKKYIMRVASDADQIPTSAVRDLKILSAHTDATSVCLVSGVRGQILQRGVVYVKDNVVFLSLSTFTDALGGRLPAFKLGRGSVTAVINGEELRRRREGAGLSLGALAAELGVTRETVYRYERGEIEAPLRVAQKLISMFGEEVVKKFDVEGKPKIEPEELKSREEGRGTYKLLESHPDAVKVEDGVVFISRDRERYRKTVELAYALGADVETA from the coding sequence GTGGAGAAGTTGCTCGAGGCTACCCTCAACATTGTTAGGAACATGGGAGAGGAGCTGTTTATTGACACATCGAGACCTTATGCCTACACCCTTGTCGCTAAGTTCGGTAGCAAGAAGTACATAATGAGGGTAGCCTCAGACGCTGATCAGATACCTACCAGCGCCGTAAGAGACTTGAAGATCCTCAGCGCACATACAGACGCCACCAGCGTCTGCCTTGTCTCTGGAGTGAGGGGGCAGATCCTCCAGAGGGGGGTGGTCTACGTTAAGGATAACGTCGTATTTCTCTCCCTATCTACCTTTACAGACGCTCTGGGAGGGAGACTACCCGCGTTCAAGCTAGGCCGCGGCTCTGTGACAGCGGTAATAAACGGTGAAGAGCTGAGGAGGAGGAGAGAGGGGGCCGGCTTAAGCCTCGGCGCTTTAGCCGCCGAGCTTGGGGTAACGCGGGAGACGGTGTATAGGTATGAAAGAGGCGAAATCGAGGCCCCTCTGAGAGTTGCGCAGAAGCTGATAAGCATGTTCGGGGAAGAGGTGGTTAAGAAGTTCGATGTTGAGGGAAAGCCCAAGATAGAGCCGGAGGAGCTGAAAAGCAGGGAGGAGGGTAGGGGGACCTACAAGCTGTTAGAGAGCCACCCAGACGCTGTAAAAGTCGAGGATGGTGTGGTGTTTATTTCGAGAGACCGCGAGAGGTACAGGAAAACAGTAGAGCTGGCGTACGCTCTAGGCGCGGATGTTGAGACGGCGTGA
- a CDS encoding tRNA (guanine(26)-N(2))-dimethyltransferase, with product MNLVLRREGAVQFYAPDPQRYGSIYSAPVFYNPAMEKNRTLSVLLLRTLGGGLTVCEPLSGTGVRGIRYAVESKAVARLVLNDISRDAAELIKKNLELNGVDGEVYNDDANVLLHRLKNVCDVVDIDPFGSPAPYIHAAFRALRDEGLLCATATDTAVLVGRYPRKCLRRYWSTVRKTPFYIELGLRNLVGFIARVAASEDFSIRPLMSYWEGHYFRTCVAVARGARDADDALQNVGYVVYRRGMRQTTQLPDESSSGPLWLGPLGDPLIMHQMAQHGVYSDFLGVLEQEYSIEAPWHYRLPEFAVEGVSPTLAEALDLLRRSGIYATATHMAKDGFKADAGYGEVKRALF from the coding sequence GTGAACCTGGTTCTTAGGCGCGAGGGGGCTGTCCAGTTCTACGCCCCCGATCCGCAGAGGTACGGAAGTATATACTCAGCGCCTGTGTTTTACAACCCCGCGATGGAGAAAAACAGGACCTTGTCTGTGCTCCTCCTGAGGACCTTGGGAGGTGGACTCACCGTATGTGAACCTCTAAGCGGTACAGGCGTAAGGGGAATTAGGTATGCCGTCGAAAGCAAGGCCGTGGCAAGGCTTGTGCTTAACGACATCTCTAGGGACGCCGCAGAGCTGATAAAGAAGAACCTCGAGCTAAATGGGGTAGACGGCGAAGTGTACAACGACGACGCAAACGTCCTGCTACATAGGCTGAAAAACGTGTGCGACGTCGTCGATATAGACCCCTTCGGATCTCCAGCGCCCTATATACACGCGGCTTTTAGAGCGCTTAGAGACGAGGGGCTTCTCTGCGCCACAGCCACAGACACGGCTGTTCTCGTGGGGCGGTATCCCAGGAAGTGTCTACGCCGGTACTGGTCTACGGTTAGGAAAACCCCGTTCTACATCGAGCTCGGGCTACGGAACCTCGTCGGGTTTATCGCTAGGGTCGCCGCCTCTGAGGATTTCTCGATACGCCCCCTCATGTCCTACTGGGAGGGCCACTACTTTAGGACATGTGTCGCAGTTGCAAGAGGGGCCAGAGACGCCGACGACGCCCTACAAAACGTGGGCTACGTGGTGTACCGCAGAGGCATGAGGCAGACAACACAGCTACCCGACGAGAGTTCGTCCGGGCCGCTTTGGCTGGGGCCCCTGGGAGATCCGCTTATCATGCACCAGATGGCTCAACACGGCGTATACAGCGATTTCTTAGGCGTCTTGGAGCAAGAGTACTCCATAGAGGCGCCTTGGCACTACAGGTTGCCTGAGTTCGCGGTAGAGGGCGTCAGCCCTACCTTAGCCGAGGCGCTGGATCTGCTGAGGCGTAGCGGCATATATGCCACGGCGACGCACATGGCCAAAGACGGCTTTAAAGCCGACGCCGGCTACGGCGAGGTAAAGAGAGCCCTATTTTAA
- a CDS encoding AAA family ATPase: MAKIFAVAGLPGSGKTTVAKLIERRGYAYYSLGDVVRMEAQRAATAPDRAAVVLRIEEGRRAIVRRLVDIMKRGTNAVVDGVRGIEEVEALEEHLGPVTLIYVVASRETRFRRLAGRGRSDDPSTYSQFLMRDIRELKFGLADLLARADYILVNEGKDIEALEAEVARLL; this comes from the coding sequence ATGGCGAAGATCTTCGCAGTTGCCGGTCTACCAGGCTCAGGCAAGACAACGGTTGCTAAACTAATAGAGAGGAGGGGGTATGCCTACTACAGCCTTGGAGATGTGGTCCGCATGGAGGCGCAGAGGGCGGCCACGGCCCCCGACCGCGCGGCGGTCGTGTTGAGAATCGAGGAGGGAAGGAGGGCAATAGTGCGGCGTCTAGTAGACATCATGAAGAGGGGTACAAACGCCGTTGTAGACGGCGTGAGGGGCATCGAGGAGGTTGAGGCGCTTGAGGAGCACCTAGGCCCCGTGACTTTGATATATGTAGTTGCGTCTAGGGAGACCCGCTTTAGGAGGCTTGCCGGGAGAGGCAGAAGCGACGACCCCTCTACCTACTCTCAATTCCTAATGCGAGACATAAGAGAGCTTAAGTTCGGGCTTGCCGATCTCCTAGCTAGAGCGGATTACATACTGGTAAACGAGGGCAAGGACATAGAGGCACTAGAGGCCGAGGTTGCGCGGCTGTTATGA
- a CDS encoding RNA-binding domain-containing protein has protein sequence MKVEAVVEVRYTEDKAKVLKALENVFTPKRVEERESDSGMLLVASCEGAGCLEKLRSAIWRQGIQDAARSVLSKGVVGEDTVVFSVNKQAAYVGVVSFVTEPGESPLGPITFTVKTNNVRQFLDWLAPRTYRGRVYYEAPPPD, from the coding sequence ATGAAGGTGGAGGCCGTTGTGGAGGTTAGATATACGGAAGACAAGGCGAAGGTCTTGAAGGCCTTGGAAAACGTCTTCACCCCAAAGAGGGTTGAGGAGAGAGAAAGCGATTCGGGGATGTTGCTAGTGGCCAGTTGCGAAGGCGCAGGATGTCTAGAGAAGCTAAGAAGCGCGATATGGCGCCAGGGGATCCAAGACGCCGCTAGGAGCGTTTTGTCGAAAGGCGTAGTTGGCGAAGACACGGTCGTCTTCTCCGTGAATAAGCAGGCGGCGTACGTCGGCGTTGTATCCTTCGTCACAGAACCCGGCGAGTCGCCCCTGGGACCCATCACCTTTACTGTGAAAACAAACAACGTGAGGCAGTTCTTGGATTGGCTAGCGCCTAGGACGTATAGAGGCAGGGTGTACTACGAGGCCCCGCCTCCCGACTAA
- a CDS encoding TRM11 family SAM-dependent methyltransferase, translated as MICRVELSRRYPCLAREEALALGELGGCTPVELRDGSATFICGSCEIFARGALIKSVNGIKVKREAPAIRRSVKTLDHITARLMVNLARVKPGHRVWEPFVGTGAIAYEVERAGGYVVGGDVDEKALKIAKLNIRGDVVLSDVLLPPVSKFDAVVGDPPYGRLTASAMDVRPLLNVFLEVARSHVEKGGYLVFASPVYIDMPLLRSCAMYLHGGLYRVIYIERA; from the coding sequence GTGATCTGTAGAGTGGAGTTGAGCCGTAGATATCCATGTCTCGCCAGAGAAGAAGCGCTGGCGCTAGGCGAACTCGGCGGTTGTACACCTGTAGAGCTTAGAGACGGGTCGGCGACCTTCATCTGCGGAAGTTGCGAGATCTTCGCCAGGGGGGCTCTAATAAAGTCGGTAAACGGGATCAAGGTCAAGAGGGAAGCTCCCGCCATTCGCAGATCCGTGAAAACCCTCGACCACATAACCGCTAGACTGATGGTAAACCTGGCCAGGGTTAAACCGGGCCACAGGGTATGGGAGCCCTTCGTAGGCACCGGCGCTATAGCGTATGAGGTGGAGAGGGCGGGGGGCTACGTCGTTGGCGGAGACGTGGATGAGAAAGCGCTTAAGATAGCCAAGTTGAACATACGGGGTGACGTGGTGCTTAGCGACGTCCTCCTACCACCAGTTTCGAAGTTCGACGCAGTGGTGGGCGATCCCCCATATGGCCGCCTCACGGCGTCCGCTATGGACGTAAGGCCGTTGCTCAACGTCTTTTTGGAGGTGGCGCGGTCGCATGTGGAAAAAGGCGGCTACTTAGTGTTCGCGTCGCCTGTCTACATAGACATGCCTCTTCTCAGAAGTTGTGCCATGTATCTACACGGCGGCCTCTATAGGGTCATCTACATCGAAAGGGCTTAG
- a CDS encoding DUF373 family protein, with protein MRVLVLYVDRDGDLKSQGIETPVLGRDDVLRLGIRYILQNPDDSDANAIFAAVKIHDRLASEYGVENVNVAVVSGSPDPAVADVVVLRELEQVLASFEADAIYFVSDGPSDEAALPAIQSKRPVISVQRVVVKQARGVEETVTLFKYYLNKAVREPEYRRYTVGVPALLVFMALLGAFFNLEVVKGAINAVFLFVAFFATLYGFGIYDFLRDVLRRFEITFIITLVSLFVIVIYLVSIVLHVSWIPDYAALLAAALPYVSYLAEAYITTGKIRYGGVIAGVATVSFFYFLLPVLVKPPRDIVETFIAVALFTASTFVAVVVVYMVRALSRR; from the coding sequence GTGCGCGTCCTCGTCCTCTATGTTGATCGTGATGGAGATCTGAAAAGCCAGGGCATAGAGACTCCTGTCTTAGGGAGAGACGACGTTTTGAGGTTGGGCATTAGGTACATCCTCCAGAACCCCGACGACTCAGACGCAAACGCCATATTTGCAGCCGTGAAGATCCACGACAGGTTGGCGTCTGAGTACGGCGTTGAAAACGTAAATGTGGCGGTGGTAAGCGGATCGCCGGATCCTGCGGTCGCGGATGTGGTTGTGCTTAGGGAGCTGGAGCAGGTGTTGGCCTCCTTTGAGGCCGACGCCATATATTTTGTATCAGACGGGCCTAGCGACGAGGCGGCTCTGCCGGCGATACAGAGCAAGAGGCCTGTGATATCTGTCCAACGGGTTGTCGTTAAACAGGCGAGGGGCGTGGAGGAGACGGTGACTCTGTTTAAGTACTACCTAAACAAGGCGGTAAGAGAGCCGGAGTATAGGCGATACACCGTAGGGGTGCCCGCCCTGTTGGTATTTATGGCTCTCCTCGGGGCTTTTTTCAACCTGGAAGTGGTCAAAGGCGCTATCAACGCAGTATTTCTATTTGTAGCTTTTTTCGCAACTCTCTACGGGTTCGGGATATACGACTTTTTGAGGGATGTATTAAGGAGGTTTGAAATAACGTTTATTATAACGCTGGTATCTCTATTCGTCATTGTTATATACTTGGTATCGATAGTGCTTCACGTCTCTTGGATACCTGACTACGCGGCTTTGTTAGCGGCGGCGTTGCCCTACGTTTCATATCTCGCAGAGGCGTATATCACGACGGGCAAGATAAGATATGGGGGGGTTATCGCAGGCGTTGCAACGGTATCCTTTTTCTACTTCCTCCTCCCTGTTTTGGTCAAACCGCCTAGAGATATCGTGGAGACGTTTATAGCGGTTGCCTTGTTCACCGCGTCTACCTTCGTCGCGGTTGTCGTTGTTTACATGGTGAGGGCTCTGTCGAGGAGGTGA
- a CDS encoding coiled-coil protein, with translation MYSREELLEKIREVNSRLDEIQRQIDDITNEINAKKNLLAEIRKQLAEVRSLIEGKRNQLQKTRELIGSLVEKKSQIINQIRGLRNELIQINITLQKYREKLVVYRNLLSTLNEYAGGKTLEKEKLKRIIEQLEYFFETSPTNPEWERQFIKYVSQIEKELNLVDSMEKVKAHIAELKKQADEYKNKRESIRNEIARLVQDLTTVKQELAQLKASRQEIYKELAKLKEKREELKKQREEVKAAILQLALRRKELRERRRAIQEELDKYNILLKALELAEKNKARAQAKAAATQSLKERADHLFNKLLNGERLTHDEIKILIEAGYLPEE, from the coding sequence GTGTATAGTAGGGAAGAGTTGCTTGAGAAGATTCGTGAGGTGAATTCTCGTCTGGACGAGATCCAGAGACAGATTGACGACATCACTAACGAGATAAACGCGAAGAAGAACCTCCTCGCGGAGATCCGTAAACAGCTTGCGGAGGTTAGATCGCTCATAGAGGGAAAGAGAAATCAGCTTCAGAAGACCAGGGAGCTGATTGGGTCCCTTGTGGAGAAGAAAAGCCAGATAATAAACCAGATACGTGGCTTACGTAACGAGCTTATACAGATAAACATCACGTTGCAGAAATACAGGGAGAAGCTGGTGGTTTATAGGAACCTGCTATCGACGCTCAACGAGTACGCCGGGGGTAAGACTCTGGAGAAGGAAAAGCTCAAACGCATCATTGAACAGCTGGAGTACTTCTTCGAGACCTCGCCGACAAACCCCGAGTGGGAGCGCCAGTTCATAAAATACGTCAGCCAGATAGAGAAGGAGCTGAACCTCGTCGATTCTATGGAGAAGGTGAAGGCCCATATCGCCGAGCTGAAGAAGCAGGCTGACGAGTATAAGAACAAGCGTGAGTCTATACGTAACGAAATTGCGAGACTTGTCCAGGACCTCACCACGGTAAAACAGGAGCTAGCGCAACTGAAGGCGAGTAGGCAGGAGATATATAAGGAGCTGGCCAAGCTTAAAGAGAAGAGAGAGGAGCTGAAGAAGCAACGTGAGGAGGTGAAAGCCGCAATTCTCCAGCTTGCCCTAAGGCGCAAGGAGCTTAGGGAGAGGAGAAGGGCTATACAAGAGGAGTTGGACAAGTACAACATTTTACTTAAGGCGCTGGAGCTGGCGGAGAAGAACAAAGCTAGGGCTCAGGCTAAAGCGGCGGCTACCCAGAGCCTCAAGGAGAGGGCCGATCACCTGTTCAACAAGCTACTCAACGGCGAGCGGTTGACCCACGACGAGATAAAGATATTGATAGAGGCGGGGTATCTGCCTGAGGAGTAG
- a CDS encoding helix-turn-helix domain-containing protein produces MSYQHIGVYIAGDIIMSDNPGEAIKKWRLIFGLTQTAVASRLNTSPSVISDYESGRRKFPGSRFVKKFVQALIDSDLERGGLVLSLLERQLLREKFWVAVLDMREFSEPVPISTFLQAIEAEVLVRPAQDSDIHGYTVVDSVKLALEVPPVEYVRLYGSTSQRAAVFTKVSTGRSPMIAIKSMSSVLSIRPSIVVLHGIKPEAVDPLAVEIAKRSYIPLAVTTMPIEKLIENLRQLK; encoded by the coding sequence ATGAGCTACCAACACATTGGAGTTTATATAGCAGGCGACATAATTATGTCGGACAACCCAGGGGAGGCTATTAAAAAGTGGCGTTTAATCTTCGGCTTGACGCAAACCGCCGTTGCCTCACGGCTTAACACCTCGCCCAGCGTAATAAGCGACTATGAGTCGGGTAGGAGGAAGTTCCCCGGATCTAGGTTTGTGAAGAAGTTTGTCCAAGCGTTGATAGACAGCGATCTCGAGCGTGGGGGGCTTGTGCTCAGCCTACTAGAGAGGCAACTACTGAGGGAGAAGTTCTGGGTTGCCGTGCTCGACATGAGGGAGTTCAGCGAGCCTGTTCCCATCTCGACGTTTCTACAAGCCATAGAGGCGGAGGTGTTGGTAAGACCCGCACAGGATTCAGACATCCACGGATACACTGTCGTAGACAGCGTTAAGCTTGCCCTGGAGGTGCCCCCAGTGGAGTACGTCAGGCTCTACGGGAGTACGTCGCAGAGGGCGGCGGTGTTTACAAAGGTTTCCACAGGTAGATCGCCGATGATAGCGATTAAGTCCATGTCCTCTGTGCTAAGCATAAGGCCGTCCATCGTCGTGCTACACGGAATTAAGCCGGAGGCTGTAGACCCGCTCGCCGTAGAGATAGCGAAAAGGAGCTATATACCGCTGGCGGTTACAACAATGCCCATTGAGAAGCTAATTGAAAACCTTAGACAGCTGAAATAG
- a CDS encoding ribosomal protein L13e — translation MAEVPKPLVKAPAKISSGGITRWKTGRGFSLGELKAVGLNVEQARLLGLPVDERRDSTWPQNVEALRKWLVDLLEGRTQPPSISRVEVVKQKRGRAFRGLTAAGRRSRGLMTTKFRETHNYKYHKKARERRLKKRHEATKGLGNLLRISRILKK, via the coding sequence ATGGCTGAGGTGCCTAAGCCGCTTGTTAAGGCGCCTGCCAAGATAAGTAGCGGTGGAATTACCAGGTGGAAAACCGGCAGAGGGTTCTCCCTAGGCGAGCTGAAGGCGGTAGGGCTAAACGTGGAGCAAGCCCGCCTACTCGGCCTACCCGTAGACGAAAGAAGAGACTCGACGTGGCCGCAGAACGTCGAAGCACTACGTAAATGGCTTGTAGATCTGCTGGAGGGCAGAACCCAGCCGCCTTCCATCTCCAGAGTCGAGGTAGTGAAGCAAAAGAGAGGCCGCGCCTTCAGAGGGCTCACAGCAGCTGGGCGGAGATCCCGCGGCTTGATGACCACGAAGTTCAGAGAGACGCACAACTACAAGTACCACAAGAAGGCGAGGGAGAGACGGCTGAAGAAGAGGCACGAGGCTACCAAGGGTCTCGGCAACCTGTTGAGAATATCAAGAATACTAAAGAAGTAG
- a CDS encoding transcription initiation factor IIB: MTSPNPPSSGKPLKLRINRDSEGYLSLVTDTGEVYRCPICGNDKFIYNYERGEVVCIVCGAVVQEQLLDLGPEWRAFTSEERGQRARTGAPLTRLISEALTTVIDWRDKDVSGKELDIKRKLEVIRLRKWQTRARVQTSYERNFIQAAQELERLRSSMGIPRPCIEQALEIYRQALEKELVRGRSVEAMAAAALYMACRMMKMPRPLDELVRYTKASRREVARCYRLLLRELNVKVPISDPTLYISRIAEQLKLSGEVVKTAIDILQKAKKAGITAGKDPAGLAAAAVYIASLMHGDNRTQKDFAVAAGVTEVTVRNRYKELAKALNIKVPVK; encoded by the coding sequence ATGACGTCCCCCAACCCGCCATCCTCTGGGAAACCCCTTAAGCTACGTATAAACAGAGATAGCGAGGGCTATTTAAGCCTTGTCACGGACACCGGAGAGGTATACCGGTGTCCCATATGTGGAAACGACAAGTTCATCTACAACTACGAGAGAGGGGAGGTGGTCTGTATCGTATGCGGCGCCGTGGTACAGGAGCAGTTGCTAGACCTAGGGCCCGAGTGGAGGGCCTTCACCTCAGAGGAGAGAGGCCAGAGGGCCCGCACCGGCGCCCCTCTAACTAGGCTTATCTCGGAGGCTCTTACCACGGTGATAGACTGGAGAGATAAAGACGTCTCCGGCAAAGAGCTAGACATAAAACGCAAGCTGGAGGTCATTAGGCTAAGGAAGTGGCAGACGAGGGCTCGCGTCCAGACCTCCTACGAGAGGAACTTCATACAGGCGGCTCAAGAGCTGGAGAGGCTAAGGAGCTCCATGGGTATACCGAGGCCATGTATAGAGCAAGCCCTAGAGATATACAGACAAGCGCTTGAGAAAGAGCTCGTCAGAGGGAGGTCCGTGGAGGCCATGGCCGCCGCCGCTCTATACATGGCATGCCGCATGATGAAGATGCCAAGGCCGCTTGACGAGCTGGTGAGGTACACAAAGGCCTCCAGGAGGGAGGTTGCGCGATGCTACCGCCTACTCCTACGCGAGCTCAACGTAAAAGTGCCAATAAGCGATCCCACGCTCTACATCTCCAGGATAGCAGAGCAGCTTAAACTAAGCGGGGAGGTGGTGAAGACGGCCATAGACATATTGCAGAAGGCCAAAAAAGCCGGCATCACCGCGGGCAAAGACCCGGCAGGTTTAGCGGCCGCTGCCGTGTATATAGCCTCTCTTATGCACGGCGACAACAGGACACAGAAGGACTTCGCAGTGGCCGCTGGAGTCACCGAGGTCACGGTGAGAAACAGGTACAAGGAGCTTGCAAAGGCCTTAAACATAAAGGTCCCAGTCAAATAG